The region CTGTTGTTATTATTGTTTACCTTGAGAATTCAAAACTATGTTGGAATATGAAATGGACCATAATTTTCTTGTTTGCCAAATTTCTTGAACTTCCACACATTATAAGAGTAGTTTACTCTTCGTGCATAAAAGAACTTTACACATTGAATGGAGATGATGTACTTGGCTTTACATGTTACATGGACTGAACTATAGGGCCTTCCAAAAAAATATGACTCCCACTAGTATGTCCTAACCCGTTCATAAAATAATGAGATGGGCATATAAAGATAAATGGAAAGAACCTCGGGTTGggagtaaaattataaatgtGAAACAAAGATGCTTGTGTTGGATATTTCGCTTTTTATTGGATGTTATATCTTCCATAGAGATTTACTATTGCTTCTGGACAAAGAAAGGCATTGGTCATACAGGCATTTGAGCCCAAGAGCTGGgaatttgttttatattttgttCATGCTGTTGGGAGgacttgaatttgataaataattattgtatttcattgattaatacttgactaaagactacaatatatatagactaacaaagagataaagagaaactaaatctatctaatcctatctctatttaaatagatatcatctctatttaaatagatactaatctaaaatagataaacaaatcttaactatatctctatgagataagactaataataaactaaatcttaatagatattcaacactccctctcaagctaaagcttacttagctttaagcttgtaacaaatcgaacccaagaagaaaattatcttaatagatatccctTATTAATGACGGGCTTGGCAAATCTCTGAATTGAATAACCTTTCAAACTTTTAGTAAATCCATGGCGGCAAGagacaacttctcatacttgaaattgaataatctttcgaacttctgctaaatccatgggaaggcaaaagacaacttctcatacttgatctggctgaaattgatgcaagacaaaaaccaattcttctggagtgtcgtagggtagctgagccagcaaacaagggcgaaaaaccagcaacaatacGCCTGAAAACAAAATAAGGCTGAAGCAATAGCTTACCCCAACAGCAACCATacagaaataaaacatacttgaggtcgatcgattgatggcttctaaaacaaacaatggtgtcaactttgacacagacaactctcaaacattagagagtgggccaacgcaactcgcagctgaagccctaaaaccagaaaaccaaacaGGGTCAGCGCAACCTgcagctgaagccctaaaaccagaaaaccaaacaatcgAGACAAAACAAACGAAGGTGACACTGTCACCtccaaaaccaaaccaaaccaaattgcataaagtcAGCCAAGATCATTGTAATAAGAGCATCTCGAACCATGAGACGCAAACTAAGATCTCAAACAGCGAGAAACATCGCAGATGAGTAAACACAGCAGACTCACGAACCAAACTAGAAGAGTTGGACCGGACGATCACCACGGTGGCGGCACAACACCTCAAAACAGAGCCAAACAATAAAATCCTTTACACCGGAGATCTAAACAATGCAACCCTTCACCAAACAAACGAATTACCATTGCCAATTGCCAAGGAGAAGAATTTCAATTCTTGCAATCACATGCAACATTCAAAGACTATCAATAGTGTAGCAGCGCAATACAATTAGATCCAACCAAACACTTCTTGAATACAACCTCCACCAAACCAGCAACAAAGGGTAACGATTGTCGAAGGTGTTGATTGTGGTCTTTATTAGGATATTTAGCAATATCCaacacttcccctcaagctagagcatatatgtcatatgcatagcttgtaacaaatataattaagataTTTCCAGATcttcccctcaagctagagcatatatgtcatatgcatagcttgcaacaaatataattaacttgcGGAGAAAAGCTACTGCTGCCAAACACAATGTCAATGCGGTAATCAGAAATTGTAGAGACTTGAAATTGCCCTTCACTGCTTACTCCCAACAAGTAGGTAAAGACTTTGCCCTTTCACACAGCAGAAAAAAGAGAGTGAATCTGCGAAATCTGAAATTGCTCAAACTGTTGCATcaaggaaatctcaaccttgTCATGAACCAGAATTGTAATGATGTTGGTCGAACACTTCATCACTGTGaacacattaatttatgaaaaactGATTTTGATCGCCACAAATGTAATGATCTTTTTGTGATTTCTATACTGAAAATTCAGTATATGAATTGGCAAAGAAGGAAATTGACGAAGAAATCATAGGAGAATCACAAGATGAAGGGCATTAGTAGTGTTCTTTTCCATCAAAACTTCAATACCACTGCTGTTGATGAAATAGAAAGGAAAGCTCCAACAAAAACCTCTTCTGAAGCTTTACCACCACATAACGATAAAGTAAGTCCACACATGCACATAAATAGAAAAATCTGAAGTAGGCATCCAAGAACAACAAACAATACTCTGGATCTGGGCAAAAGGACCCCTGAAACAGCACCAGGAGGGGTAGACGACCTTGTCTGTGCAATTGCGACGGCGAAAGGATGCTTGGAGGGTGGCGCGAGTGTAACTCACTCGCTGAGAAGAAGAGTGCGCGTGGAAGGACATTGATAGTGGCTGAACATTACTAGGGTTCCAAGACAAAGGGGACCATAATCAGAAAGAAACGAGGCCGTAAGAAAACGGCTAGAACTAACAAGCGGAAGCAAAGTACGAAAAATAAATCCAGAAAGATTtggaaagtcaccatgagggggctcacgggggaggagccccctcacagcggtaggatcgaaacttgcgctctgataccaacttgaatttgataaataattattgtatttcattgattaatacttgactaaagactacaatatatatagactaacaaagagataaagagaaactaaatctatctaatcctatctctatttaaatagatatcatctctatttaaatagatactaatctaaaatagataaacaaatcttaactatatctctatgagataagactaataataaactaaatcttaatagatattcaaCAGGAGGGAATAATTTGTTTGATCTGGTCATCAGAATGCTCTTTACTTATCTCATTGGTGGCAACTATTCTTCAGTTTGAATCTTGAAGTTTTATTGAATTAAGGGCCTTTGGTAGATGTGTGAGTTGTGATTCTGTGATAGTGTATTTATTTATTGTGGTCTAAGATTGTCAGGAATTCTATCTCTAGTTGGTCAGTTGCAAAAGTTAGATTGAGAATTTGAGACTAAAGGTTTAGGTGCATCTCGTTTCTCAATGatatttactttatttttgctTTAAacttcgaacatgattttcatgtTCTCTGATATTTCTTATATATCGTTGAGAACTTTctcaaatatttttgaaatactAAACTGTTTGTTCAGAATGTTACCCAACATGCATATTTACTTTGTTATTATATTTTGCAGCGCATGTTTGGAAAGTTTTCTTCCCTTAAATGCTGATAAGTTTCTTAATGGTAAAAGCTCTCTCAAGCAAAAAGGGGAGCCTTGCCTCTTTGAGAAAGGTTATCTGAAACATTATGACTCTTGAGGATTTCTTTACCTTGACTGAGATGAAAGATGGGCTCACAGCCTCTTCTCGAGTACAGGAGTTGATCACTGTTATGAAAAAGGAGCAAGATTGTGTTGTTAAGAATGCTGGTGATGCAATAAGGCAGTGGGCTGCCGTCGCTAGCACTATTGCTGCTACACAGAATAAAGATTGTCTTGATCTTTTTATTCGTTTAGATGGAGTTTGGTACATCAATAGATGGTTAAATGATGCTCaaaattttgttgttgatgaacATGAAGGCTTACTTGAAGAGTCAATTACTGCAATGTTACGAGCTGTTGAAAAGCTGTATCAAGACTGTGAGATGTCAATTTCGTCAGAAATTCGGGTAACTGTAAGTAACCTTCTTGGTCATCAGAGCTCTAAGGTTCAGGATAGAGCAAGAGTATTATTTAGCAACTGGAAAGAAGGTGGAAATGGAGATACTGAATCTCATGAGACAGATATTTGTAAGATGAACAATGTGAATGATAAGATTGGTTGGGAGGAAGTCCAGCTGTCTTCCGTGAAAGAAGCTAACAATGATGATGATAAAGCCGCACAACTTGTTGGAGGTGAGAAGTCCCAATTGAGAAGCTCAGATAGTCAGCTACAAGAAAAGGTTGCTAGTGTACAGATACAGAGTTCTGATGATGCGCTCCAGTCCTCCGTATCTTTGGGTTGTGAAGATGCCAAAGAGAGATCAAACCATCTTGCCAGTGTTTCAGCTTCTAATCAACAAGTCACTCCCATGAGTGAAGCCGAGATGACATCATCTGGGACCTGTAACCTACCTGTTCCAAAACAAGGCAGTTGCGAAGGACAGCCAGATGATTTACAGATAAATAATGTATGTAAAAAGGAGAAGCAAAACCAAACTGACAATGGCCCTCCAGAAAAATTAGGGACACCTGATATTTCTTTAGCACCAATAAACCCTGAGACTGTTCCTGTTTCTATTGGTGCTAATGAAGCACCAATAAAGCCTGAGTCTGGTTCAGAGCATGTTGAAGGCAATGATGATGGTGTTTGTCATAAAATAATTGTTTCTGGCAGCATGAGAACACCCGCACCTGATAGTATGAGTGATACTAGCGCTATAAATTCTGGCAATCCACAACTGCCCAGATCTTCGGAAAACAGTGATGGCTGTTGCTCTGATACGTTGCAGGACTTGTCAATCAGTGGCATTAAGTTGGAAAAGGCTGAGGTTAAGATGTCTATCCTCGAAACAGAGCATGGCAGTGCTGTAAAGGAGGAAGGCAAGGGCCAATTTTCTAATCAAGACGACAAGACTTCAAATGGTTCTGATTCTTTTAAAAGGTGGAAAGCTACCAGGAGCCCTCTTGTTGACAAAATTTCTGACATTGAACTTGAATATGGTACTGTTGATGCTTTAGAATTTGCGCGACAAGTTGCTCAGGAAGTTCAGAGAGATATCCACAGCTCTTCTTCAGAGAAAATCTCAGAAGGCAGGATCAGGCGATCTAGCAGCACAGATTCTATCAGTAAAAAGGATGAACTTGCTGAAGTCAAACCTGAGGAGGTATCATCCAGACAAAGCAACTCTGCTGAGGCATGCTCTGAAGAGGAGGGGCTTAGGAATGTTTCAGATGATATTGTGGCTGAGCCAGAATGCATCCCTGACTTGGAGTCCTCGCAGGTTACTGAAGCAGCTCGAGATCCAGGAGGTTATTCAGAGAAAAGCCTCTGTACGTTTGATCTCAAtgaagaagttggttctgatgaTCTAGATGTTTCTGCAAATAGTATGACTACCGCACCAATAtctgttgtctcagcttcaaaGCCTGCACAGACTTCTGGCTTGCTAACAGCCCCTTTACAATTTGAGGGAACACTTGGAGGATGGAAAGGATCTGCTGCCACTAGTGCCTTTCGTCCTGCATCACCTCGTAAAAAATCTGATAGTGAGAAGAACGTTTCTGTTGGTGGGGGCACTGATATTTCCAAACAGAGGCAGGTATGCCTTGATATTGATTTGAATGTGGCTGAGGGTGAAGAAGGATTAGTAAAACAAATTGGTCAATTCCCAGACCTTCCTTCTGGGCAATCATCAGAGGAACTTAGTCCTAAAAGACCGGGAAGGTTTGAATTGGACTTAAACAgtgttggtgatgatggtgataccCAACCTTCAAATCATAGGATGGAGGGGAAACTCTTTCCTGTAAGAAATGGCTATTGGAGCCCATCACCTGCATCGTCGTCATCGTCAATGCAGCCTTATGTTCGAAACATCGATTTGAATGACAGACCATTCTTTCAAACTGATTTAGTGGACCAGGGGCCTGCTAAGTCATCTCCAAATATTGAAGCATATGGACATCCTAAATCAGCTCCCATGATCTCTATTTTGGGTGCCAAGGTGGAAGTGGCTAGAAGAGAGTATGTTCCTCAGAATTGGTCTTTACCAAATGGCAAGGCTATTGAGCCTGCAATTGATCTTACAATGTCAGGATCAAGTCAGTTTTTAGGGCTGGGCCCCGTGGTATCCGACAATCATTCAACTGTTTTTGGATATAATCAACTGACCTCAACCCCGCCCCCCTTGTCTTTTTCTTCAGCCATGTATGGATCAGGTGGCACAATTCCATACATGGTGGACTCAAGAGGAGCTCCAGCTGTGCCTCAAGTTGGGGGGTCAACCGTCCTTTCATCTTACAATCAGCCTccatttattatgagcatgaccgGGACACAACTTGGTTTAAATGGTGTTGGATCTTCACATCCCCACTTTGATCTTAACTCTGGCTTCTTGGTTGATGGTGGGAATAGAGATGCATTGGCTGGAAGGCCATTTTTCTTTCCTGCTCAGGGCAGAGCTATGGAGGAGCATGTAAGGAGCTTTCCACAATCCTCAAGTTCTTCAGTGGTTAGTGGGAAAAGAAAAGAACCAGACGGTGGCTGGGAAACCTATCCACCTAGCTACAAACATCAGCAACCTCCATGGAAGTAGCTCTAAATTATGTATTTACCTCTCTAAATTATAATATTACCTGAAATGATTCATGAGGTTGATTGGCAAAGTGGAGAATtaggattttttttctctctctctctctctcttgttttTCCTTTCCTGCAGTTTCATAGAAAGCCAGTACAAGCACAGAAGGCTTCGTACATTTTAGTTGTAATTTCTCTTTCAAGTCAAAGAGAGTATAGGCATACTGTTATGTTTCTTACTGTCTGACTGTCAGTGGTACTTTTTAGTACACGGCCagaaattttgttgattttactAAGTTTTCATTGTCAGAGTAATAACCTGTAAAGAGAGCATCTTTGTTTAGAACGTTTCCGCTTACATAAAGTACAACCTAACTCGATACAAGTTGTCCTTGGCATGTATATTATGAATGTTAACTTATGATTATTGTTGAAGCCTTGAAGGGTTCTATCACTTCTATGTGCGTATGTGCTCCAGCTATATTTGAATTCAAGCCACACATGATTTGTTTCAAGTTATATATCATGTATAAATGATTTGGAAACCATGGTTCCTGACTCCAGACCAGAGTAAGAATAAGGTTATAACACGTCTGTTAATTGCAACTGAATGGACCCTTATAGTTGAAATGAATTATAATACAAAAGATTACTTGAGCAATGTAGAAAGTCATGTTTTGGTTGACTTTAGTAATTTCTATAAATTTGAGAAGTTGTTTTCCCTAAAGCAACAAATCTGAGAAGTTGTTTTTCTATAAACTTCTTTCGTGAGATCACCATGAACGAAAGCTTTAGTGATATAAGTTGGTACATAGACCAGTGGCAAGTAGCAGTCGTAGACAGTAATATTCTGAGAGAGGTTATTTTCACCATTGAAGAGAACTGCAATATATTGTAAAGATAAACCTAATAAAATAACagcaaaaataaaattcttatatGGCCTTAGTTTACTTAAATTGGTTATTCtaagaggttttttttttgaacattaTTTTAAGAGGTTTTTGAATGTCCCAAAAGTTTGTTCTTTTTTGCGAAATAGACTTTCATAATAATCTTAACCTCATTTGGGAACCAATTTTTTCTTGATCAATGATAGATAAAGATTAAAATCATAATTATAACGAACATATTAAGTTCCAATTGATTTTACTCTATCTGAATGATTTTGGGGTTTTCCAACCAGAAACCAAACATGATCATAATTAATTGTGAAATTTCACAATATTATATAAATTACTTTTCTCATAAGGCTATTGAAACATAGACCATTGGTCTCGTAATCTATTATATCCATAATAATGGGATGTTAGAGTATTGGGTTGACCAGATAACTCAAGCACGCCCGACCCATGGAAAGCCCAAGGAAAATCGTCCGCTCATATTATTAAAGTCATCCATATCTATAGTAAGACTTTGTCGCCAAGGCATCTTGACTCCTAGCCTTGGGGGTTGTGGATTGTTGGGGTCTTGGGCCGACCAAGTTGTTCAAACTGGTCCGACCAGTTGGAACCTCAAGGTATGTCACCATCCCAGACAAGAGCAAGGCCATGTCGTCAAGGCCTCTTAAACTCATAGCCTTGAGCGGTTGTGGACCCTCAGCGCGTTGGGTTGGCCGACCTACTAATATTACAGAGGCCGACAAGTCGTCTCTACACCTACCAAATGGTTGATTAGCTAGCTATTAAAAATGATGTTCACGTTCTTCCTCAACGTCTCATTAGTAGCCTCTCGATTACCTCACCGATAGTATTAATGTGGTTGTCTAACCTACATTCTCACTTAGGCTTAATTGCTCAATTTCCCTTTCCCCCAAATAGTTGTAATTGCCTGATTGTCCTCCCACATAATTGTAGTTGTAATTGATCTAATTCATCTTTTGAATCCTAGTGCATGTCTATTTGAACTACTTGCTAGTGCTTTAGGGTTTTTTCATGAACAAATTATAGTAGCACTTGCTCAAAACACCAATTGAAAATTTCCACGTAAAAAAGAAACCATAGAACCAATAGAAAAATGGCTTGCAAAATGGGTGAGAGTGGGTAGAATTTGGGTTTAGGAGTCGTCATCCCTGCAAGGACACTCGCCCTCTCCACGTCGAATGAAGCACACAAAGCCAATAAAATCAAGCCACGTCTCACAAGTCACATCCCACACCGTCTGATCGTCCACGCTGGCAAAACAAACGGCTCCCATAGCTCATCTCCCACAAGGAAATTGCCCGTAACAAACACTGTCACCAAAAAAAGAGTGAGAGAGCATTTGTCATATAAATAGCAAAGAAGCTCACTCCAGTTACCAATTCCAATCCGTTTGATTTCAGTGGTGGTGGAAGCTACTAGAATGAGGAAGTGGACGCTCCCTTCCGCGCTTCTTCTCCTCtctctcctcttcctcctctgtgCAGATCAAGGTACGCACGCATTTCCTTTTCAATCTTTCATTCTCCACTTCCAATTCGTTTACGCATCATCGATCGCATGGTTCCGCAGGTCGCAAGTTTCAGGCGAATGCAGAAGGCGATTCCGACGAGCTCGTAGATCCACCTAAGGTGGAGGACAAGATCGGTGCTGTTCCTCATGGACTCTCAACCGATTCAGATGTGGCCAAGAGGTATGCCAGTTTCGGATCTGTAGAATCACGTTTGCGAACATGCACTTAATGATTTGATGTGTTGATGTGATTGCAGGGAGGCGGAGTCGATCTCGAAGAGATCGCTACGGAGCAACGCGGAGAAGTTTGAGTTCCAAGCGGAAGTGTCACGGCTGATGGATATTATCATCAACTCACTCTACAGTAACAAAGATATTTTCCTCAGGGAGTTGATCTCCAATGCTTCTGACGTGAGTTCCATTTTCTCTGTTTTCTCGCATTTAATGTGTTGTGTTGGAATAATGATGTCAAATTCCTCAATTTTCTAGGCATTGGACAAGATTAGGTTCCTCTCCCTCACGGATAAGGAGGTTTTGGGTGAAGGTGACAACACCAAGCTTGATATCCAGGTCAGTTTAGTTGAaccttttatttttaattattatgtgATTTTTTGAAAACTTAATTGGAAATAGTTTTTAAGATGATAGTTAGAGTTGATGTTGTGAGCTCTTCTGAGTTTAATTTGGCTTATTTTGATAAGCTACTAGTTTATGAATAACACTTATACTGTTAAACATATCGGCTTATAAAATAACTTTATAAATAAGTGCTTATGTGACTAATGCTTATTGGCATTAGCACTTAATCAAGTTGTTTACTAAAACGCGCCTGACGCGGTTACCTGATGCTGGTTTTTGATGGTTTATTTGGTATGATTAACGCGTGTTATTGATGCAGATTAAGTTAGacaaggaaaagaaaattcTCTCAATTCGAGACAGAGGTATTGGTATGACAAAGGAGGATTTGATAAAGAATTTGGGAACCATTGCAAAATCCGGAACT is a window of Lotus japonicus ecotype B-129 chromosome 5, LjGifu_v1.2 DNA encoding:
- the LOC130716801 gene encoding uncharacterized protein LOC130716801, yielding MTLEDFFTLTEMKDGLTASSRVQELITVMKKEQDCVVKNAGDAIRQWAAVASTIAATQNKDCLDLFIRLDGVWYINRWLNDAQNFVVDEHEGLLEESITAMLRAVEKLYQDCEMSISSEIRVTVSNLLGHQSSKVQDRARVLFSNWKEGGNGDTESHETDICKMNNVNDKIGWEEVQLSSVKEANNDDDKAAQLVGGEKSQLRSSDSQLQEKVASVQIQSSDDALQSSVSLGCEDAKERSNHLASVSASNQQVTPMSEAEMTSSGTCNLPVPKQGSCEGQPDDLQINNVCKKEKQNQTDNGPPEKLGTPDISLAPINPETVPVSIGANEAPIKPESGSEHVEGNDDGVCHKIIVSGSMRTPAPDSMSDTSAINSGNPQLPRSSENSDGCCSDTLQDLSISGIKLEKAEVKMSILETEHGSAVKEEGKGQFSNQDDKTSNGSDSFKRWKATRSPLVDKISDIELEYGTVDALEFARQVAQEVQRDIHSSSSEKISEGRIRRSSSTDSISKKDELAEVKPEEVSSRQSNSAEACSEEEGLRNVSDDIVAEPECIPDLESSQVTEAARDPGGYSEKSLCTFDLNEEVGSDDLDVSANSMTTAPISVVSASKPAQTSGLLTAPLQFEGTLGGWKGSAATSAFRPASPRKKSDSEKNVSVGGGTDISKQRQVCLDIDLNVAEGEEGLVKQIGQFPDLPSGQSSEELSPKRPGRFELDLNSVGDDGDTQPSNHRMEGKLFPVRNGYWSPSPASSSSSMQPYVRNIDLNDRPFFQTDLVDQGPAKSSPNIEAYGHPKSAPMISILGAKVEVARREYVPQNWSLPNGKAIEPAIDLTMSGSSQFLGLGPVVSDNHSTVFGYNQLTSTPPPLSFSSAMYGSGGTIPYMVDSRGAPAVPQVGGSTVLSSYNQPPFIMSMTGTQLGLNGVGSSHPHFDLNSGFLVDGGNRDALAGRPFFFPAQGRAMEEHVRSFPQSSSSSVVSGKRKEPDGGWETYPPSYKHQQPPWK